One window from the genome of Leptospira johnsonii encodes:
- a CDS encoding class I SAM-dependent methyltransferase, translated as MTHVEKFEGERAQVYERRIGKMIPFYSGIMELVAIYLLENTPEKGKILSVGCGTGADFAKLLEISPDRFSITGLDPSPEMIGQAQKKFPQLKFICGTVGELPLAEEYDSATLLFVLHFLPDSGDKFSLLKEICSRLKKGGSLVLFDLFDPEPNGSKTLFQNIKSYLINIQGWEEEAVEIYLKRVFELHRIESPRYSELFLEAGFSQSSQKFRSLHVGGWIATK; from the coding sequence ATGACCCACGTAGAAAAGTTCGAAGGCGAAAGAGCCCAGGTTTATGAGAGAAGGATAGGCAAGATGATCCCATTCTATTCAGGGATCATGGAGTTGGTGGCGATCTATCTTTTAGAAAATACTCCTGAAAAAGGAAAGATATTGTCTGTAGGATGTGGAACCGGAGCAGACTTTGCCAAATTACTGGAAATTTCTCCGGATCGGTTTTCAATTACCGGCTTAGATCCTTCTCCTGAAATGATAGGGCAGGCTCAGAAAAAATTCCCCCAACTTAAATTCATCTGCGGAACAGTAGGAGAACTTCCACTCGCGGAGGAATATGACTCAGCTACTCTATTATTCGTTTTACATTTTCTGCCAGATTCAGGAGACAAATTTTCTCTACTGAAAGAAATCTGTTCTAGATTAAAAAAAGGAGGAAGTTTAGTCTTATTCGATCTATTTGATCCTGAGCCAAACGGATCCAAGACCTTATTCCAGAACATAAAATCTTATCTTATCAATATCCAAGGTTGGGAAGAAGAAGCAGTCGAAATCTATCTAAAAAGAGTGTTCGAACTGCATCGTATTGAAAGTCCAAGATACTCAGAACTTTTTCTGGAAGCAGGATTTTCTCAAAGTTCTCAAAAATTCAGATCCTTACACGTAGGTGGATGGATTGCGACTAAATAA
- a CDS encoding GGDEF domain-containing protein: MSSSPKNYWIRNPNFLENQEDAILISDNKGKLLDSNSQAKELGLVPEKNDLKHSSWYPELSKADSKDHTHLTLHLSSGKRRFICRTIPILVDEKEPAKAFYFRDITERSFSEAKAKRYETLFRRRENRIKELEIRDKLTGLFNREYMIESFQAELHRAERSGSTIGVVYLDIDGLKEINETFGNSGGDLLLKEMGRILLENSRRSDISSRIGSEKFLLLLPGAHKNIVLERAEKIKRLFLESSSNGSWGEVKINVSLGVAMYPEDGSTYDILMQKVQTGN; this comes from the coding sequence ATGTCGTCTTCTCCTAAAAACTATTGGATCCGAAATCCGAACTTTCTCGAAAACCAGGAAGATGCAATACTCATCTCCGACAATAAAGGAAAACTTTTAGATTCGAATTCTCAAGCAAAAGAGCTCGGTCTTGTTCCTGAAAAAAACGATCTGAAACATTCTTCTTGGTATCCGGAACTCTCAAAGGCAGATTCCAAAGACCACACTCATCTTACCTTACATCTTTCTTCCGGCAAAAGGAGATTTATATGCAGAACAATTCCAATCTTAGTAGATGAAAAAGAACCTGCAAAAGCATTCTATTTCAGAGACATCACAGAAAGATCTTTTTCAGAAGCAAAGGCGAAAAGATACGAAACTCTTTTCAGAAGAAGGGAAAACAGGATTAAAGAATTAGAGATCCGTGATAAACTCACTGGCCTTTTTAATAGAGAATATATGATAGAATCCTTTCAAGCGGAACTGCATAGAGCGGAAAGAAGCGGCTCCACGATCGGGGTAGTTTATCTGGACATTGACGGATTGAAAGAGATCAATGAAACTTTCGGAAATAGCGGAGGAGACCTTCTTCTGAAAGAAATGGGCAGAATACTTTTGGAAAATTCCAGAAGAAGCGATATTTCCTCCAGGATCGGAAGCGAAAAATTCCTACTTCTTCTTCCGGGAGCACACAAGAATATAGTTTTGGAAAGAGCGGAGAAGATCAAAAGATTATTTTTAGAATCCAGCTCCAACGGCTCTTGGGGGGAAGTGAAAATCAATGTGTCCTTAGGAGTGGCAATGTATCCGGAAGATGGCTCCACGTATGATATTCTTATGCAAAAAGTGCAAACAGGAAATTAA
- a CDS encoding helix-turn-helix transcriptional regulator yields the protein MRADRLLNILLHLQAKGRTTAKELSKKLEISERTVHRDMEALSSAGIPIYAERGIGGGWSLSEGYRTNLTGFKKEEVISLLLVHSSRVLEDLGKKKDFDSAFVKLMASLPPAYRKDAETARQRIHIDGLGWGRAIRELPLLPILQDAVWEEKKVKIIYEKDGGKPEPRIIEPYGLVAKDTIWYVVAKRGKEMRVYRISRIKEAAITTERFERPKKFDLGKYWEEWIKEFKSRVPKYLIKIKVTETTAEHIKSIPYMKCLSQKPMEKGFTEMVIDMETKEWALGSMLQHCDSVFVLEPLELQEAIRHKAKEILKIYE from the coding sequence ATGAGAGCTGATAGGCTTCTAAACATTCTACTGCATCTACAGGCCAAAGGAAGAACCACCGCCAAGGAACTTTCCAAAAAATTAGAAATTTCCGAACGCACAGTGCATAGGGATATGGAAGCTCTTTCTTCCGCGGGTATTCCAATCTATGCGGAAAGAGGGATTGGCGGGGGCTGGAGTTTAAGCGAGGGTTATAGAACAAACCTCACTGGTTTTAAAAAAGAAGAGGTGATCTCCTTATTATTGGTACATTCTTCTCGGGTCCTGGAGGACTTAGGAAAGAAGAAGGATTTCGACTCCGCATTCGTCAAACTCATGGCTTCTCTTCCCCCTGCCTATAGAAAGGATGCGGAAACTGCCAGACAAAGAATTCATATAGACGGTCTAGGCTGGGGGCGCGCGATCAGAGAGCTTCCACTTCTTCCCATACTTCAAGATGCGGTTTGGGAAGAAAAAAAAGTAAAGATCATCTACGAGAAAGATGGTGGAAAGCCTGAGCCAAGAATCATTGAACCTTACGGACTCGTAGCAAAGGATACGATCTGGTATGTAGTCGCCAAACGTGGAAAAGAGATGAGAGTCTATCGGATCTCCAGGATCAAAGAAGCCGCAATCACTACAGAAAGATTCGAAAGACCTAAAAAATTTGATCTGGGAAAATATTGGGAAGAATGGATCAAAGAATTCAAATCAAGAGTACCCAAATATCTGATCAAAATTAAAGTCACGGAAACAACTGCGGAACATATCAAAAGTATTCCGTATATGAAATGCCTGAGCCAAAAACCTATGGAAAAAGGTTTTACTGAAATGGTAATCGATATGGAAACCAAGGAATGGGCATTAGGAAGTATGCTGCAACACTGCGATTCCGTTTTCGTTTTGGAACCTTTAGAGTTGCAGGAAGCGATTCGACATAAGGCTAAAGAAATTCTGAAAATTTACGAATAA
- a CDS encoding alpha/beta fold hydrolase: protein MITLATSVFGIVLCKGEIIKTSVHGPTGKISYKDEGFGGIPVVFIHSFGGNVSHWEEIKESLVPNRRVVRIELRGHGDSEFPKDGDYRISSMAKDLATVVNLLGLQRFVLVGHSMGGSVALQYAGENPSRVAGLVLVDSNGDPKKLPESVRTQIKNALLSDTYVQTTESYWEQLLAHSKPDVKERLMKELTRAPKDMVIKITSELLDYDPNHSLKRYVGPKLAIVTPENDDQFALHRLHLGFPHTVVANAGHWLQLDQPEEFRNILETFLQKF, encoded by the coding sequence ATGATTACTTTAGCAACTTCCGTTTTTGGCATCGTTCTTTGTAAGGGTGAAATTATTAAAACATCTGTCCATGGGCCTACAGGTAAAATTTCTTATAAAGACGAAGGGTTCGGTGGAATACCCGTAGTATTTATTCATTCTTTCGGCGGAAATGTTTCTCACTGGGAAGAGATCAAGGAGTCGCTCGTTCCGAACAGAAGAGTGGTTCGTATAGAGCTTAGAGGTCACGGAGACTCCGAATTTCCGAAAGATGGGGATTATAGAATTTCTTCTATGGCAAAGGATCTGGCCACAGTCGTAAATCTTCTAGGATTACAAAGATTCGTACTCGTTGGTCACAGCATGGGAGGAAGTGTAGCATTACAATACGCAGGAGAAAATCCAAGTAGAGTAGCAGGACTCGTTCTTGTGGATTCTAATGGCGATCCTAAAAAATTGCCTGAATCCGTTCGCACTCAGATCAAGAATGCATTACTTTCAGATACGTATGTGCAAACTACGGAATCCTATTGGGAACAATTATTGGCGCATTCTAAACCTGACGTAAAAGAAAGATTAATGAAAGAATTGACTCGAGCTCCTAAGGATATGGTGATCAAGATCACATCAGAATTATTGGATTACGATCCGAACCATTCCTTAAAAAGATATGTGGGTCCAAAGCTTGCGATAGTCACTCCTGAAAATGACGACCAATTTGCATTGCATAGACTACATTTAGGATTTCCTCATACTGTGGTTGCAAATGCAGGGCATTGGTTGCAATTGGACCAACCGGAAGAATTCCGCAATATCTTGGAAACCTTCTTACAAAAATTCTAA
- a CDS encoding adenylate/guanylate cyclase domain-containing protein, giving the protein MKSFKVIPLLLFLVLTLFSCRSKNSAKISPLAENGVLDLRDWNFTEDGIVKLDGEWKFQWMKLGVSRPDLGLKDAQTHIVNVPGNWNQIPKLEGMNPLMAFGYGTYTLKIIPGQNQGRLMMHFQGAGTAASIYVDGKKIMGNGVVGPDENSSRPQYLPLYVAIGQPNKEILIQVEISNFNHYKGGLWESLRLGTETDLLNFRDNSSFSEMFLFGSIIIMALYHFGLYSLRRRDMTGLFFGAFCASICLRIFVTGERFLIQKFPHLPWEFFNKLEYISFYLAVPFFIYYLDALYPHSFSAKLRKFFIGFNLIVSAMVVVTPASIYTHTLIPFQVCLIFVILWIFVVLLRLVRNGAEGSLMAIGGVIALTAAAINDSLYSQAVINTGYYLPLGLFVFIFVQSYLLSFRFSQAFLYIERLSDNLLEVNKAYSRFVPLAFLKFLNKSDITEIGLGDQVQREMTILFSDIRSFTQLSEKMTPKDNFDFLNSYMRKMGPIIRKHGGFIDKYLGDGIMALFPSLPDQALDAAMEMLRELESLNQSRADRHYEPIQIGIGLHTGTLMLGTIGEEERMDGTVISDAVNLASRIEGLTKEFHANLLLSESTYRKLKNRRKYSFKKLGKVKVKGKSKSSEVYEVLG; this is encoded by the coding sequence ATGAAATCTTTTAAAGTCATTCCACTCCTTCTATTTCTGGTCCTTACGTTATTCTCTTGTCGTAGCAAAAATTCCGCTAAAATTTCTCCACTTGCGGAAAACGGAGTCCTGGATCTGAGAGATTGGAACTTCACAGAAGATGGAATCGTAAAATTGGATGGTGAGTGGAAATTCCAATGGATGAAACTTGGGGTCTCCAGGCCAGATCTGGGTTTGAAAGATGCACAAACTCATATAGTTAATGTTCCGGGTAACTGGAACCAAATCCCTAAACTAGAAGGGATGAATCCTTTGATGGCTTTCGGTTACGGGACATATACTTTAAAAATTATTCCGGGCCAAAACCAAGGAAGGCTCATGATGCACTTCCAAGGTGCAGGAACTGCTGCTTCTATCTATGTGGATGGAAAGAAGATCATGGGAAATGGAGTGGTGGGTCCGGATGAAAACTCATCTCGTCCTCAGTATCTTCCTCTTTATGTTGCGATCGGACAACCTAACAAAGAGATCTTAATCCAAGTAGAGATCTCGAATTTTAATCATTATAAGGGAGGGCTTTGGGAATCTCTTAGATTGGGAACAGAAACGGACCTTCTGAATTTCAGAGACAATAGCTCTTTCAGCGAGATGTTCTTGTTCGGAAGTATTATCATCATGGCATTATATCATTTCGGTCTGTATTCTTTAAGAAGAAGGGACATGACCGGGTTGTTTTTCGGAGCATTCTGTGCGAGCATCTGTCTTAGGATCTTTGTAACAGGAGAAAGATTCCTGATCCAAAAATTCCCTCATTTGCCTTGGGAATTTTTTAATAAGCTGGAGTATATATCCTTTTACTTAGCTGTTCCTTTCTTCATCTATTATTTGGATGCATTGTATCCGCATTCATTCTCTGCAAAGTTAAGAAAGTTTTTTATAGGATTTAACCTAATAGTCTCCGCGATGGTGGTAGTCACTCCTGCGAGTATTTATACTCATACTTTGATCCCTTTTCAAGTATGTTTGATTTTCGTAATATTGTGGATCTTTGTTGTATTACTTCGTTTAGTAAGAAATGGAGCAGAAGGTTCCTTGATGGCGATCGGGGGAGTGATCGCTTTAACTGCTGCCGCGATCAACGATAGTTTATATTCTCAGGCCGTGATCAATACCGGATATTATCTTCCATTGGGATTATTCGTTTTTATATTCGTGCAGTCTTATCTGCTCTCTTTCCGGTTTTCCCAGGCATTCTTGTACATAGAACGTCTGTCCGACAACTTGTTAGAAGTGAACAAGGCCTACAGTAGATTTGTTCCTTTGGCATTTCTGAAATTTTTGAATAAGAGCGATATCACGGAGATCGGTTTGGGAGATCAGGTCCAAAGAGAAATGACTATCCTATTTTCTGATATCAGATCCTTTACCCAGCTTTCCGAAAAGATGACTCCTAAGGATAATTTCGATTTCTTGAATTCTTATATGAGAAAGATGGGACCTATTATCCGCAAGCACGGTGGCTTTATAGATAAGTATCTGGGCGATGGGATCATGGCACTCTTTCCTAGTCTTCCTGACCAGGCTTTGGATGCTGCGATGGAAATGCTCCGAGAACTGGAAAGCCTAAACCAATCCAGAGCGGATCGACATTATGAACCGATCCAAATCGGTATCGGACTTCATACGGGAACGTTGATGCTCGGAACAATCGGAGAAGAAGAAAGAATGGACGGGACAGTGATCTCGGACGCGGTTAATCTTGCTTCTCGTATCGAAGGATTGACAAAGGAGTTTCATGCGAATCTTCTACTTAGCGAAAGCACATACCGCAAGTTGAAGAATCGCAGAAAGTATTCCTTTAAAAAATTAGGCAAAGTGAAAGTGAAGGGAAAATCCAAGTCCAGCGAAGTATACGAGGTCTTGGGCTGA
- a CDS encoding inorganic diphosphatase: MQHPWHEASPGPNPPNEVHALVEIPSGSKAKFEVDKESGLIKLDRVLFASAHYPAHYGFIPQTLGDDKDPLDILVLCSEEVPPLCLVPARVVGVMRMIDRGEGDEKILAVASGDRSFDGIEHVSQLPNSFRAELTHFFSVYKQLEKKEVRVEEPEGPEVAKELILRALDFYKQKFPKK, from the coding sequence ATACAACATCCCTGGCACGAGGCCAGTCCCGGCCCAAATCCTCCTAATGAAGTTCATGCACTGGTAGAAATTCCTTCCGGAAGTAAGGCCAAGTTCGAAGTGGATAAGGAATCAGGTCTTATCAAATTAGATCGGGTGCTTTTCGCTTCCGCACATTATCCAGCTCATTACGGCTTTATTCCCCAAACCCTGGGTGACGATAAGGATCCTTTGGATATTTTAGTTCTTTGTTCGGAAGAAGTCCCACCTCTTTGTTTGGTGCCTGCCAGAGTGGTCGGAGTCATGAGAATGATAGATAGAGGAGAAGGTGACGAAAAGATCCTGGCCGTCGCCTCGGGAGATAGAAGTTTCGACGGCATAGAACATGTCTCTCAGCTTCCAAATTCCTTTAGAGCGGAGTTGACCCACTTTTTCTCTGTTTATAAACAATTAGAAAAAAAAGAAGTCAGGGTAGAAGAACCGGAAGGCCCCGAGGTAGCGAAAGAACTGATCCTCAGAGCATTAGATTTTTATAAACAGAAGTTCCCTAAAAAGTGA
- a CDS encoding exonuclease, whose protein sequence is MDTMTTPDQQNQQTNEFGKFASFRPVYLQIKSKDSYPNDERPYFSPEMERLLLLAGESTNGEGLNSGKIPTYPATTELDYKFVEEISELISKGLLLVVPRIYAKKNTGELDIVLHVLGAKSSKKGSPETVRDIFFQITRKSAGTIRNFEISSQNDREIVLNEVLYSLADGNTPHFKYAYTDKAKELLGKIYHKNLIQKELLDDYYKLIHSFIQEEEILTRTSTCGYLHVPDQDVDTLFTQVSELYEKKVIPKLVTENPKLAEQLISIRETILSDESGLLNNDPLLIRKSIYSEEFAKLTQLSGNKGAYSDFFRLSRVISQKSLESDMFLKGAREKSVENGLKKVVLSGKGAMARYMSLSIGRDLPFDSEVIKSVQYDSSLLSCVYYGPEGPELFICPWDKVLVKNMLRELSEKFAFNNMTSLSFLLMLFKNKDKLLPLLSDESAAEDFRNVGYNCLSHTFPWYRRLTFFLGFKGNMLTDVFRELGDIQYRQMGEKLKFEEKISAIKQKLKEELIVEVREHMAGILEGKT, encoded by the coding sequence ATGGACACGATGACGACACCTGATCAACAAAACCAACAAACGAATGAGTTCGGAAAATTCGCCTCTTTTAGGCCGGTATATTTACAGATCAAATCCAAAGACTCTTATCCTAATGACGAAAGGCCATATTTCAGTCCTGAAATGGAAAGGCTTTTGTTACTCGCTGGAGAATCTACGAATGGCGAAGGTTTAAACTCCGGTAAGATCCCCACATATCCTGCAACCACGGAGCTGGATTACAAGTTTGTGGAGGAGATCAGTGAACTGATTTCCAAAGGTTTATTATTAGTTGTTCCCAGGATCTATGCCAAAAAGAACACAGGGGAGTTGGACATAGTTCTTCATGTATTAGGAGCCAAATCTTCCAAAAAAGGAAGTCCGGAAACTGTGAGGGATATATTCTTCCAAATCACCCGAAAATCCGCAGGAACGATCCGAAATTTTGAGATCTCCTCCCAAAACGACAGAGAGATAGTTCTGAACGAAGTGTTGTATTCTTTGGCTGATGGAAATACTCCTCATTTTAAATACGCCTATACCGACAAAGCAAAAGAATTATTGGGGAAAATATATCATAAAAATCTAATACAAAAGGAATTGCTGGATGATTATTATAAACTGATCCATTCCTTTATTCAGGAAGAAGAGATCCTAACCAGAACTTCTACTTGCGGGTATTTACATGTTCCGGATCAGGACGTTGATACCTTATTCACCCAGGTATCTGAATTGTACGAAAAAAAGGTGATCCCTAAATTAGTAACTGAAAATCCCAAATTAGCGGAACAATTGATCTCAATTCGAGAAACTATTCTTTCCGATGAATCCGGCCTATTAAACAACGATCCTCTATTGATCCGAAAATCCATTTACTCGGAAGAATTTGCCAAGCTAACTCAGCTTTCCGGAAACAAAGGAGCCTACTCCGACTTCTTCCGTTTATCCAGAGTGATCTCTCAAAAGTCTTTGGAAAGTGATATGTTCCTGAAGGGAGCCAGAGAAAAGAGTGTGGAGAACGGACTCAAAAAAGTAGTGCTGAGCGGAAAGGGCGCCATGGCACGTTATATGTCTTTGTCAATCGGAAGGGACCTGCCGTTTGATTCTGAAGTTATTAAGTCTGTCCAATATGATTCCAGTTTATTGAGCTGTGTGTATTACGGCCCGGAAGGTCCTGAATTGTTCATCTGCCCTTGGGATAAGGTTTTAGTTAAAAATATGCTCAGGGAATTATCAGAAAAATTTGCGTTTAATAATATGACCAGCCTGAGCTTCCTCTTGATGTTATTTAAAAACAAGGACAAACTTCTTCCTTTGCTTTCGGACGAATCTGCTGCGGAAGATTTCCGGAACGTAGGTTATAATTGTCTTTCTCATACATTCCCTTGGTATAGAAGATTGACCTTCTTCTTGGGATTTAAGGGAAACATGCTAACGGACGTTTTCCGAGAGCTGGGAGATATACAGTACCGCCAAATGGGTGAAAAATTGAAATTCGAAGAGAAGATCAGCGCCATCAAACAAAAACTTAAAGAAGAATTGATCGTAGAAGTCCGGGAGCATATGGCCGGAATTCTGGAAGGCAAAACCTAA
- a CDS encoding TetR/AcrR family transcriptional regulator codes for MGQKGEIAKEKMVRAMAERLETGGYAGTGLNDIVVDAKAPKGSIYFHFPGGKQELASLALLVSGNELAKELKAVLDSAKSVPSGIQRIFSALEYRLVSSGFSKGCPIMTTASETASEPSLVNSTCAAVFQDWISILDSFFRKNGFEESKASELAVGILSLLEGAILISRTSRNTNAIRSASKTAKLLVSEK; via the coding sequence ATGGGTCAGAAGGGAGAAATTGCTAAGGAAAAGATGGTCCGTGCAATGGCGGAACGTCTGGAAACCGGGGGATATGCGGGAACCGGCTTAAACGATATCGTAGTTGACGCAAAGGCCCCCAAAGGATCGATCTATTTCCATTTTCCTGGTGGAAAGCAGGAATTGGCCTCCTTAGCTCTCCTTGTATCCGGCAACGAATTGGCCAAAGAACTGAAGGCGGTTTTGGATTCTGCCAAATCAGTTCCTTCCGGGATCCAAAGGATATTTTCCGCCTTGGAATATAGGCTAGTATCTTCCGGTTTTTCCAAAGGTTGCCCGATCATGACCACTGCTTCCGAGACCGCTTCGGAGCCTTCTTTAGTCAACTCTACTTGTGCTGCGGTTTTCCAAGATTGGATCTCCATATTGGATTCGTTTTTCCGGAAGAACGGATTTGAGGAGAGTAAAGCCTCGGAACTCGCAGTGGGAATTCTTTCCTTATTGGAAGGAGCCATCCTGATTTCCAGGACAAGCCGAAATACGAATGCGATACGATCCGCTTCTAAAACGGCAAAACTTCTCGTTTCGGAGAAATAA